ACGTGTAAGGGACACGTAAGGTGTGCTACGGATCAGTCGTGAATAGTAGTTGCTCCGTAACAcagctcgtttggatagtgagataagatgaaatagtttttaatttttaagatttgaaaaatgtgtgggTCCCACTATTGATTAGAGAGTCAAAAAGTATACTGTTCAATGTCAGTTTTTCACTATTCATTTAGTTTTGCAATGTTCACTATCagtattcattatttattactgtttattgaaattgatgtttttaaaatttagaaatgaaatataatgtGTTTGGATAGGAAAAATTAATGTATGatatagatgaaatgaaaacatCTTATCTATATCGTGTAACTAAATTGGGTATAAGTTAGTTtagtttgaataatgagttaagatgaaatgaattaaaattaaaaaaaattattattatttttttaatatttaaaaaataaattatttattatattatgtaaaaaaattataataataaaatgatatgaaaaagtGTCTTGCTAACCAAACCAAACTGCAATAGCGTGGCACCCAAGTTTTCTTAACCGCCCTCTCATGCCACTCAAAAACCCCTAATTTCCATTCCCTGGAAAAGATTTCATGTAAAGTCGAAGAAGACCGATGGCGGATTCGCAGTCGGAACCGAACGTCTTCAGCGTAAGGATCGTCTCCATCGACTACTACATGGCCCCGCCAATCCCAGGCCTCGATATATGTTACAGTAGCTTCCAAGGTACTAACTGAACCCAAAAAGAAGCTGTcttgatcatttttttcttattgtcaGTTTGGTTTCCGAGAATGTGGAGGAAAATAAAGGATTTTTGGAATCGAATTCTCAATTTTTGATCATCTGGGACTAGACGGGCGAAAATTGAGgcttatatgaaaatttaactACGTAGAAGATGGTATTGAAATCCGTTTGGTTTCCGTTAAGcgaaagaggaaaaataaaggaTTTTTGGAATAGAATTCTCACTTATATGATCATCTGGGACCAGACGGGGGAAAATTTTGACTTACATGACAATTTGGCTGCGTAGAAGATGATATTGAAATCAGTATTGTTTTGTTCGCTTCACTTCATGGCAACCAAACGGTGGTTGAGGGTTTGTTTATGTACTGTGGACGTCGTGGTAGCTGAGTTTGATGAGTTTCAAGATTGATTCAACTTAGCGAAATGCTTGCATTGTGTAGAGCTTGTGGTTTTCTTGGGTGAAAACGAAGCAATTATTTagttaatttgtaagttttcatTTGCCGGAAATCAAATATTGGATTTGTGATCCTGTAAGGGAAAAATGCTATTCGtagaaaatgaatattaaagAATCTATATAAGTGACGTGGAATGCAGAATGTGAAGATATGTGATTTTGTatgatttttaacttttttgtaaGACTTGTTTGTTTCTTTCTGTCTACATTATAAATTATTCCCTTTTCTAATTGGATTCTTGAGTTGTTGAAGGTGGGAAAGTGAATGAGGTTCCTATTATAAGAATATATGGATCTACACCTGCTGGTCAGAAGACATGTTTGCATGTTCATCGAGTAAGATTGTtgctatattttatttgtatggtGAATTTTCCAGTTTCATGGTCATTGTACTAAAAAACATGGATTGGTTGTCTGATCAGCTCCTATGTAATACTTAAATTTGGCATATCAAAGGTTATGTGTAGTTATGAAGAGATTCCTGGAATATCATGCACTAGTAACTTCGTTATGTGGAGAAAAGCAGACAAATTAGAAggatttttttgctctttttggTTCTGTGGAGAAAGTGGAGAGAAAATGAGGATAtagattttcttctttaaacTCAACTTGCTGTTCCAGTCCCACTTGATTTGAAGAGAAAAGTTTGGTGGGTCTGAATGTAAAGCCCAACTATGTACCTCTTTCATTTTGTTATCTTCCCAATTACACATTGGAAAAAACCAATAGATATATGAAATCCTCTTCCTTTGTGTTCTTTAGCATGATTAAAAGATAgtgttaagaattttttatacttgcattaagaaatttttatatttgcacatatttctaatttatgtgtaaaaagatatttatgaaagaacaGATGATGCATTATTTGTAAAGCAAATTTAGCAAAAGTTACTATCTTTTCATATGAAAAAGGTGTTGCAAGTTTTCTTTCTATAAAAGTATATTAGTTTACTCTGCTAAACTATTCGTATTTTTATGTAGGCCTTACCCTATTTATATGTGCCATGTGAAGATATGTCACTTCAACCAGACAAAGAAGGTACACTGGAATTAAGCCAATAGcaaaagtaaagatttattttattttttgattggcaTCGGGTGTCTgagaacagcgtcccgactaatcccgggggtacACAGACCCTCGGCAAGGAGTAAAGATTTATTTAGCTGAACCTTTACTTTTTCAGTTGATATTGTGGATTTGCATTAGTTTTTAACTTGAGGTAGTGGGTGTAAGCTGAAACATGTATTTTAGAtgtaacagttttttttttcagatgtGGAATTTGGTCTACCTATTTActaaattaaacttttttttaactagttttgttttttttttaaatatgttagtTAAGGTGTGGTTTGGTTGTTTTGTTTTCCACTATTTACATGCACTAGATTATGCATCTTATTCTAAATTGCGGAGTTAATCCTTTTCCTTGTTCTATTGCATAGATGATTCATACACAAATGCTGTTTCTTTTGCTCTTGAGAAATCTTTGAAGGTATGCTTGGTTGAAGCGGGTTATGTTCGTACCTTGCTTGCCAGATGGTATTTCTGGCAtttgtgctttgtttgattGATCCTGCAAATCGCATGTCAATTTACTTTGGTTTGAGTTCTTGCAGCTTAAGGGTAATGCTGGTTCAAAACGGCAACACGTACATGGTTGCAGCCTTGTGCGAGCAAGGAAATTTTATGGTTACCATTCATCTGAAGAGCTTTTTATGAAGATATATCTGTATCCAAATGTTATGCATCCCTTATGTAtcttttatatacatataatattctAGGAGTACGCTTATTGAACACCTTTACAATGATCTAGCTATTATCCTCATGATGTCTCCCGTGCTGCCAAGCTTCTTTTGGTACACTCCTTGAACACTTCACTGATGCTCAGTTGTCGTTTGGAATCATTATGTTGGTCTTGTTTTTACATGTCTGCTCACATGTGGGTCTTTTTTGCTTTGAAGTTGGTAGGCTTATATCTTTTGACTAATCTATGATGGCATTAACctcttctgattttttttttaattattttgtttaaaaaggaCTGATGTACACTTTTGATCTGTATTATAGATGATTTTTGTCAATAAATATATAGGGTGTGCTCCTTTACAATCACTATGCAAGATTTGGAGCACTACAGAAAGAATTGATTCCTTGTAAtccctttcatttttcattttgagaGCAACACATCAATCATCACTCTACTTTCAGTGTCAACAAATTAGTTTGCATCTGCTACGGCTCTTGCAAGGTAGTGATGGAAGACCATGACAGCAGCCATTCAAGACCTTTCGAAGGCACCCCCAAAGCTATTCTAATATCCAGGCATTAATATGGCACGTACTGGGTGGTGACAAGGCTACTTGGATCCTTGAATAGGCTTGCTAGCTGTTCATGACTCTTTTATATTATGTTACTTGGCATTGATTAGATGCTGGCcagatttctttttgttttatatattcttGAGCGTAAGGGGCATTTCTGTAGTTTCAAGATTTATGGGTATGCGTTAAAGTTTTGGCCCGTTGAGTCTTgcctttgatttattatgttatgaaatttttatgtggTTTACTAGTTATTTAGTTTAAGCTCAGTGGTAAAAAATCTAAGGAATTCAAATCTTATTAGGTTGAAGCATTAGACACGTACATAGTTAGATGTAATTGCTTCTCTTCCATATAATGCCTTTATAAAAACTCCAGCAAagactattcataaaaaataagaagctAAAAGTTCCAGCATAGATTGCTGTTTTGAGATGCAACCTTACCTATCCTTCCCTCACACCATTATTAACCCCATATTCCCCATGTTTTTCATGTCTTTCCCACCAAATTTGTAACATTAACTTAATCAAAACCCTACAAGTAGAGGCTgccaaataaattttattcagcCTAAAGTTTCTGTCCTATGTTAGTTAGACCAAGTGGTGTTTATAGAAATTCACCCGAGCATCTAGGTTTCTTAGATAGGTGCCAACCAAGATGTCTAGATGATATCTCTGTTCGTTATTTTGCCCACAAATGCCtaactaattttaatgtttttgccagtttgaaaatttggcaatcaatttttggttgaaattttTTTGCCTCAACAATCTGATTACATAGTAGGTCATTCTTTCATAGATGTGTCTGATTACGTAGTAGGTGAAAATGTGtctattaattttcattttacagATCAATTACAGTGCTTTGTATTGATGCTTGTTTTTCAGAACAGTGCAGTTCTTGATAGAAGTTTACAGCCCTATGAATCGCATATTCCCTTCATTCTCCAGTTTCTGGTAAATACTTTTTGACAATTGAGCCATTGAGTTGGagtttttgttgtttcttttgcaGTTATAAGAATTAAACATGCTAAATGTGGTTGCCAAATGAATTACTGATTGTTAAAACAGTTGCAATATTgttatttgattgattttgcTGGTTGTTTGGCAACGTGCACACTTGAGTCCCACCAATTGTGCGCCCCACATCACACATGTATGAGGTGGTTCCCATTGTGATGCATATGGCTGACTAGCAGAATTCAGTTATGCATTGCTTCTGAATAGTTGAAACACTTAATTCTTTTagctttttttcccctttgatTATGTTCTATTGATCTTTAGATCTAAGGTTTTCTGTTTGTTAGGTCGACTATAACTTGTATGGGATGGGCCTAATACATTTATCGAAGATGAAATTCCGTCATCCAGTACCAGATGCTTTCTCAGCAAGAAAATCTGATTCCCAGGTTATCTGTCAACTTCTCTAAGCCAGATGCTTTTGAGATAGGTGAAAATGTGGCTCTGATGCTCATATTTATGTGATAAGTTAAATATATGTGAATTTTACCATTAGGCATACACGAGTTCTGATGCATCTTTAAGTTCACCAATTTGGATATCGTCGTCAATTCCAGCTGATTGGATGTGGCAAGCTCCTTGTGAATATGAGGCGTCATCAGATCAGGACATTTGCATTAAACGTCAAAGTATTTGTGAACTTGAGGGGGATGCTTGTCTAGATGGTTTGTTTGACTTCACGGttgtattacatattattttgaatattgtcTTCGTAGTTTGTGTTAGAATTGTTCTTCATTTGGGTCTCTGTCTTGCAGAGATTATTAACCGGCAGTTTAAACTTTATTCATCTCTCTCACAAACCTGTTCAGATGTGAAAATGGTTCAATCTCTTGTCCCTATTTGGGAGGTTTGTTATATTCACATCCTTTTAAGAAAAACTAAACTTTACCCCTCAAACTACCACTTGGAATATGACCACCAAACTACTGAAGTTCTCACTTCGTCCCCCAAACTACAACTCATTTTGTAATTTGCCCCCCTCTATGAGATAGAAGGTTAATATCATGCCAAATCACCTATTTTTCAGCTGTTGAAATGGTCAGATCTTTACGTGGGGATAAATTGCTACTTATGTTTCAATTGGGGGACTAAGTAAAAACTTTGGGTAGAGATATTGCAAAAGTGATGGCAATTTGGGGgtaaagaattatttttcttttcttcttctcttttatgTATTTGGTGGAATTATATATTGTTTGATTATTTGAACATATTCTTTGGTGTTTTAGGAGGAATATGAAAGGACTGGAATGCATGAGGTGGCAATGCCTCTTGATCCTACAAAACCACTTCCAGAAGATGTTCTGAAAACTCTATCACTGGGTCTTGATTTTGACAGCAGACTAATTGAACTGTGTGCTGATGCTACTGCATCATCTATTGTTGAGGGAAATTTGGTTGGACTTGTTCATATTAACCCTGCCAATGTAGATGGAGAAGCTTTGAAGTGTTCTAAAGAAACAGCAACGGTTGGCTATTTGTTACCGCACGAAAGAGAAGATGGTCCAACAGCTGCTGAAGAGAAGGATACAAGTCCTAATATATTGTCTACTGATGAAGTACAGTCATCAGGAATTATTGAAACATTAGATTCAAAGGTAATTCATCACACCTTCTTTGTCTAATAAGTCAGTAAAAGGTAATTCATCTTGACTTTGCATGTTTATCCTCCAAGGAGTCGGGATCCATTCACTCTTAAGCATAACTTCTCTTTTGGCCTTGCGACTTGATGGGTGGCCTTGGCCTTTTTATCGTACTGGAAATGGAAGCTGCAGTAGAGTGTTGAATGCCTTTTGGTTTCTTAAGTGTGTGTAATTTGGACAGCCAATTTTAAAATTCGTGAATGTTGAACAATAATGTTTATTTGGTTACTGTAGTGTTGCATATCAATAACTTGATTTCAATCACACATAAGGAACTTCTTATGATTTGCAGGCTACAGATAAGGAAGCCCTTGGTCTATTGAGGTGGCTAGCCACTTCCCAGGCTGTTGAAGATATAAACTCTGATGATGAACTTGTTCGTGAAACTATTTTGAGTCCTTTGTTGCCTGCAACTACCATTGATAAGGTGCTGGAGAAAGCTAATATTGATTATGAAAGTGAATCTCAAAAGGAGTGTCAAGACATTCTTGATTCCATTGATGATTTGATTGACTTTGAGGATCTGGGAGGAAGAGCTTCTCACTCTTCTGATCAGAATCATTCTTCTAGAAATTCATCAGAAGAAATTATTCCACAAGTGGATGGCTCTGGGGATGATATGTTCTCAACTCATTGTACCGGATCAACTGAAAATGCATCTGAAATGAAGACAAGTGAACTTGAACAGTCTTTGGAATGCCAGGAATTGCAAGATGTTGGCGGGAGATTCACCAGTAAGCACAAAAGAAAGCAACCTGTCTGGGGCCCTTTGCCATTTTCCACATCACAAAAGGTGAATAATGACTTGGAGGCTGTGGATTTCCATATAATTGATGCATGTGTAAGTGAAACTAAAGATCGTGTAGGTACAAGTTTCTTGGCTGTTAATGAGGCGGGAAATTGTGCAGATGGTTTCATGAAAAATGCACGTACAGATATTCATGTTTTAAAGGAATCAACTGCTTCGGTTGGATGCTCTATGCGAGACTTGATGAGGAAAAAGCGATCTTACCGTGGTGAACCACGTGATTGTGGGCCTGGTAGAGTTAAAAAGGTGCTTTGGGAAGGTGAGCAAAGGGAAGGCATCTTTCTCCTCCCTAGACGTTTAAGTGCTGAACTTGAAAAACACTCTATTGAGTCTCTCAATTTGAAGCAATCTTTTACAGGCCAACAAACAAATTTCCATGGGTCTTCTGAGGTTAAAGCAGCACATTCGGATGGTCCCATGTATGGTAAGCGTCCTCTTTTGTCCAGCAGTGAGAGTTCGTTGCATGCTAGTAAGTTGAAAGATGGTAATCTTGGTTCTCATGAAAGGATTGGTGATGAGGTTGGCAAAGGAGCTTGCACCAGACCTGTAGATTTTACAGGAACATGTGCTTCTCAAGTTCGCACAAGAGCAGGACTTTGTAATCCCAAGAATGTAGATTCTGCAGCTTCCACGAGTCATTATGAAATTTACAGCTGTAAAGAGTCTGATTTTGGTGCAGTTACCTTGAATAATGAGAGACTGCAGCAACTAGATGCTGCTTCTTCAAGCTGTTTGCTAAGTGATCTGGTTGGATGTGAAGTATCTGGTGCAGATTGTTACTTGTATGAAAGTGGCCATAAAGATAAACAGTCTCTGGGATGGGTAGATAACATGTCTGATGATAATCCTGTGGGCGCTGCAACTGATTCAGTGGGTCTATTAAATGAGAATTGTGGTGGTGCCAAACCAGGAGGGCATTGTGTGTTATCTGGGCTCAGCAgctcaaaaacaaaatgtacGGATCTAATCGGCATGACCTTCTCCAGTAAACCCCCTATTGCAGGCTGGACAGATGGAGCATTTGAAAATCTTTCATTTCTGCCTACTTCCTCTAATCTGGCGCAGGAAAATTATGACAGAAAAGCAGGTTGCATCTTCAGATTTCTCCATGGCATgcaataattcttttttctcctctatCTGTCTTTTGGCTTAGAGTGAGCAGCATTTGTTCTTCATGCATGTTTATTATTCAGATAATAACCCATTTTGTTGTAAAAGGCATGgcttcttattttcttcttttcaattttttccttctttggcTTTTGGTTAGGTGGTGCCTGGGTTAGGGAGGAATATGGAGACTAGGATGTTAGCAGATTGAGTTACTatggtttcatttattttacCAGCATGCCTATAGGCCTTTCTTTGTCTATTCCATTTTGTATTTCATGTGTAAGCAATAGCTAGCGTAGACATAGTTAATGCTGTCTTAGTCAAGTAAGAGTCGGTAAAGATCTATTGCATAGAAATAAGATCTCTATGATGATGGCTCCAAACGGTATCCAAAGCCATCgtgaataaaaataagatcTTCCACTCTGGTGAttgttttttctaattaataaatatttactcCAAATGGGGAAATTGCAAGTCTTTTGTCTTTTCCTGTGGGTGTTATGTTCAACTTTTTGTCTCTCTAGAGGGATACCCAACCCCCTCATAAAAAAGACATTGTGATTCTTCCATGTTTAGTGCTAATCTCATCTCGCATATCCTGATGTATATTTTTGTTGACCAACTTGTATCTTTTTCTCATAAGGAGGAGATTTGGatgattttcttcctttttttgatGGGGACTGTCAAGAAGTGAAAGAAGACATGGACAAGCATGGTAGAAATAGCGACTCTAATTCTGATCAAGTTGTCATCGGGGTCCCTACTCACTATCAAAATGATGGCTCTTACTTGTATCTTTTAACATCTGTATTCTCACCTCCTTCTGCAGATAGTGTATATAGATGGCTATCATGTGAAGACAAAGGTTAGATGGAATTAGTTGATGTAttggtttttattattaatttgtaatttctgACGTGTTAACTCTTTGGTTTCGGATGTTCAGGTACTTCTGGAGGGAACAACATAGCATTGGTGGAGCCATCAgctttaaaaagtaaaattaattttgaattgttttgtgAGCAGAATAACATTTTGGAAATGAGAAACCTCTTTTGAATTCGAGAACTCTTGGCAGGTTCATCTAGCATTTTGATTGGTTCAAAAAGTTATTTGCCCAATGATTTTGACAAGGCTTTGCCAGAATGTTGCTCCAAATCTCATGTGAAGCCTATTCTTGATCCTTTGTGTTACGAAATCCCTGGAAGCCTTAATACAGAACGGGCTCCATGTGGCGATGAGATGACAACAATCATGCAGGGTGGGGAAGGTATTGCAAAAGAAAAGGTTTGCTCTGGTTTCTCGCAAGATATGTCTCAGATTTCAGGACCAGATGGGAAATCACGGCTTACTCCTCTTAGTCAAAGTGGATTTCGGGATCCTGCCAGTGTTGGTGGTGGGCAACAATTGACATTGTTGAGTATAGAGGTACTACTAATAGCTGctagtttctttctttctttttcggtTGTtatatctcttattttttaaacactGAATGtacatttataaatattattcagaAGATGTGTTATGCCATACTCAAATTCCCTAGATTGCTGTTCGTCATACATTCTGTGATTATTTGAAAAACTTCTATGTTGCtgtacttaaaaaaatgttcaCCATAGAATTGTGATAAATTGTTCACGTTCCTAAAGTTGTTTGGTGAGGGGATTTCACCTTATTTGCTTGTTACCTAATTTATCGTTTTCTCTGTATCTATGAGTTGTTCACTGGTATCAGTGAtatgtattaaaatataagaaattattcagtagttaagaaaataattttcaagatCTTGCTCTTAACTCAGGAAGCATATTGGATGGTGAAACCTGACTGGTATGTCTTGGTATATTGAGAGTTTTAACATATTTATTGGGTTGATCAACATTCATGCATATTATTAAGAATCGTTTCGTTTTCTACAACCATATGAACAGGATTTTTAGTATCTTTGCCACTGCTTACTTCCAATTTTAGGAGTCGTTCTATTATTTATTCTCTAGTTTAAATGTGGATTTGATGGGCAACAGGTTCAAGCAGAATCAAGAGGTGATCTCAGACCTGATCCTCGATTTGATGCTGTCAATGTTGTAGTTCTTGCCATCCAAAATGATACTGATTCCATCACTGAAGTTTATGTGCTTTTGCATGGTAAAACTGAAGCTTATAAGAGGTAGGGTCGATAATAATCCCATAAAGATGtcaagtaatttttcttttaactgCTTGTTCTCTCTGCTCTTGATGTGCATAATTTTCCTCTTGAGACTTTGTTACTTAATGCAATTCTTGATAGGCTTGCATGTGTAAAATCAACGCGCATTATTTTCTCTTGTCCATTTTGTAATGGAATTGTGATGTCAGAGAGTAAAAGGTATAGGCTCAAACACGTTTATGCCCATTGTTCACCAAGTTGCACCTAGACCCATTTAACTAAACTTTTATCGTACCTGCTATCTTTATAGAAAGTGCAAAGAGATTGTCAACATTGTATCCAAATTCTAGTGGGAAGTAAGCATGCGGTGTCCCATGGCACTGAAAAGTCACTTAAGGGCGTATGCAGGTAACACCCATGTCCACACCcttgagaaaagaagaaaaaattgatctccataaaattggtgaaaattaagtGAGTGGCGTCATGTATTTAGCCAAATGATTGTAATGTTGAAGAGATAATAAGATACCTCTAGCATCATGACCTGGgggttttgttttaagattggtgcttctcttcttattttttttttaaggctttGGGGCCTTTCAATTTGGTGTCATTTCTGCCTATTCCTTTTGATGAAGAACTTTGCCATATTGATCTGTTTATATCGAGATAGAGCATCCATAAAAGACAGTGGATCTGATACTTGGTTGCTAGTATGAAGATTGAGTGAAAACcataaatgttattttcttatcatcctTGATGAATGTTACTTATATAACGTGCCAAGGTGCCATCTGCTTGAATGCCAATTGTCTAATATGTCATACGCTTGTAATTTTCACTACTTGTTaacttttggttttttatttctttcaaccCATTGGTTCATCTGGAGATTACCATTTTAATCCAGATGGGCTCCATGTTATGTTGACTATAGATGAAATTGAATTCAGCTACTTCCATGTTATCATGCAGCCTCTTAGAATTTTACACTTTgtttggtctagtttgtgtcaCATGCCATGATCATCATCGGAGacctttattattttttcttttacgaaAATGAACTTTATATAATTGGTTTCCATGCTTATGTTCATCTATTTGCAGGAACTTAGATGGAATACCTGGCTGCAAGATGTTGGTTTTCTCTGAGGAGAAGTACTTATTCAGTCACTTTATGAAGTTTGTATGTTCATATGACCCAGATATAGTAATGGGTTGGGATATTCAAGGTGGTTCTCTAGGATTTTTGGCAGAAAGGGCTTCACATCTTGGTATAGTTTTACTTGGTAACATATCTCGGACACCATCTGAAACCAAGATAGCTGCTGGAGACTTACCTGAGattcttaataatatatttccTGAGTCAATTGCTGATCCTGTCACAATAGAAGATGCAATAATCGAGGATGAATGGGGTCGAACTCATGCCAGTGGTGTTCATGTAGGTGGTAGAATTGTCTTGAATGTGTGGCGTCTGATGCGCAGTGAAGTCAACCTTAGTATATACACGATTGAAGCAGTAGCTGATGCTGTGCTGAGGCGAAAAATTCCTGCATTTCATCACAAATTACTgacaaaatggttttcaagtgGTCCTGGACA
This genomic interval from Juglans microcarpa x Juglans regia isolate MS1-56 chromosome 4D, Jm3101_v1.0, whole genome shotgun sequence contains the following:
- the LOC121261670 gene encoding DNA polymerase zeta catalytic subunit isoform X1, which produces MADSQSEPNVFSVRIVSIDYYMAPPIPGLDICYSSFQGGKVNEVPIIRIYGSTPAGQKTCLHVHRALPYLYVPCEDMSLQPDKEDDSYTNAVSFALEKSLKLKGNAGSKRQHVHGCSLVRARKFYGYHSSEELFMKIYLYYPHDVSRAAKLLLVHSLNTSLMLSCRLESLCWSCFYMSAHMWVFFALKLNSAVLDRSLQPYESHIPFILQFLVDYNLYGMGLIHLSKMKFRHPVPDAFSARKSDSQAYTSSDASLSSPIWISSSIPADWMWQAPCEYEASSDQDICIKRQSICELEGDACLDEIINRQFKLYSSLSQTCSDVKMVQSLVPIWEEEYERTGMHEVAMPLDPTKPLPEDVLKTLSLGLDFDSRLIELCADATASSIVEGNLVGLVHINPANVDGEALKCSKETATVGYLLPHEREDGPTAAEEKDTSPNILSTDEVQSSGIIETLDSKATDKEALGLLRWLATSQAVEDINSDDELVRETILSPLLPATTIDKVLEKANIDYESESQKECQDILDSIDDLIDFEDLGGRASHSSDQNHSSRNSSEEIIPQVDGSGDDMFSTHCTGSTENASEMKTSELEQSLECQELQDVGGRFTSKHKRKQPVWGPLPFSTSQKVNNDLEAVDFHIIDACVSETKDRVGTSFLAVNEAGNCADGFMKNARTDIHVLKESTASVGCSMRDLMRKKRSYRGEPRDCGPGRVKKVLWEGEQREGIFLLPRRLSAELEKHSIESLNLKQSFTGQQTNFHGSSEVKAAHSDGPMYGKRPLLSSSESSLHASKLKDGNLGSHERIGDEVGKGACTRPVDFTGTCASQVRTRAGLCNPKNVDSAASTSHYEIYSCKESDFGAVTLNNERLQQLDAASSSCLLSDLVGCEVSGADCYLYESGHKDKQSLGWVDNMSDDNPVGAATDSVGLLNENCGGAKPGGHCVLSGLSSSKTKCTDLIGMTFSSKPPIAGWTDGAFENLSFLPTSSNLAQENYDRKAGGDLDDFLPFFDGDCQEVKEDMDKHGRNSDSNSDQVVIGVPTHYQNDGSYLYLLTSVFSPPSADSVYRWLSCEDKGTSGGNNIALVEPSALKSSSSILIGSKSYLPNDFDKALPECCSKSHVKPILDPLCYEIPGSLNTERAPCGDEMTTIMQGGEGIAKEKVCSGFSQDMSQISGPDGKSRLTPLSQSGFRDPASVGGGQQLTLLSIEVQAESRGDLRPDPRFDAVNVVVLAIQNDTDSITEVYVLLHGKTEAYKRNLDGIPGCKMLVFSEEKYLFSHFMKFVCSYDPDIVMGWDIQGGSLGFLAERASHLGIVLLGNISRTPSETKIAAGDLPEILNNIFPESIADPVTIEDAIIEDEWGRTHASGVHVGGRIVLNVWRLMRSEVNLSIYTIEAVADAVLRRKIPAFHHKLLTKWFSSGPGQGRFTCIEYVIERARLNLEIMNQLDMISRTSELARVFGIDFFSVLSRGSQYRVESMLLRLAHTQNYLAISPGTQQVASQPAMECLPLVMEPESGFYADPVVVLDFQSLYPSMIIAYNLCFSTCLGKVASSKSNTLGVSSYSLDPYVLQAVKNEILLTPNGVMYVSPKVRKGILPRLLEEILSTRIMVKQAMKRLSSSQQVLYRIFNSRQLALKLIANVTYGYTAAGFSGRMPCAELADSIVQCGRRTLEKAISFVNAHEKWKARVIYGDTDSLFVLLKGRSVKESFQIGNEIASAITAMNPNPVTLKMEKVYHPCFLLTKKRYVGYSYESPEQSEPVFDAKGIETVRRDTCGAVAKTMEKSLRLFFEHQDISEVKEYLQRQWTRILSGRFSLQDFVFAKEVRLGTYSSLPPAAIVATKAMRADPRAEPRYAERIPFVVIHGEPGARLIDMVVDPMELLAIDSPFRLNDLYYINKHIIPALQRVFGLVGGNLNQWLIEMPRPVRKASAKRPCYAPNPLRTRIDYYYISKHCILCGELVQASAHLCNQCSQKGTAAAAAAVTGRTSKLEREMQHLAAICHHCGGGDWAVKCTSLACSVFFERQKVQKELQSLSSVAADEGFYPKCMVEWF